The proteins below are encoded in one region of Alosa sapidissima isolate fAloSap1 chromosome 24, fAloSap1.pri, whole genome shotgun sequence:
- the a1cf gene encoding APOBEC1 complementation factor isoform X1, producing the protein METNQKSGDGLAGTQKEAALRTLIQRTGYHLHQENGQRRYGGPPPGWEGPPPERGSEIFVGKLPRDLFEDELVPLCEKFGKIYEVRMMMDFNGNNRGYAFVTFGTKQEAKTAMKHLNNYEIRNGRLLGVCASVDNCRLFVGGIPKTKKKEEILAEMKKVTDGVVDVIVYPSAADKSKNRGFAFVEYESHRAAAMARRKLLPGRIQLWGHAIAVDWAEPEVEVDEDTMATVKILYVRNLMLGTTEETIEKEFNSIKPGSVERVKKIRDYAFVHFGQREDAISAMDALNGKIVDGSPIEVTLAKPVDKDSYVRYTRGTGGRGAALLQGEYTYTLGQVYDPSAAYLGAPVFYAPQAYATIPNQFRFPSAKGHVATRGLVRTPSVRDIYMSIPVGAAGVRGLGGRGYLAYAGGMGRGISAYPLKADKRQEDKLYDLLPGMELTPMSGGGLKPQAIKHAPQILEDICQKNNWGQPVYQLHSAVGPDQRQLFLYKITIPALATQHPNVHPFTPAKLCAAVDEAKIHAAEHTLQTLGMQAEGAEASAAAAAAAAVAAFPGYTIASTSATVAANQLKQAVSLGQDLTAYTTYEGYPAFAVATRGDGYGVF; encoded by the exons ATGGAAACCAATCAAAAATCCGGGGATGGACTGGCAGGCACCCAGAAAGAGGCCGCGTTGCGTACCCTCATCCAACGCACAGGATATCACTTGCACCAG GAAAATGGACAGAGGCGATATGGCGGCCCCCCTCCTGGCTGGGAAGGCCCCCCtcctgagagagggagtgagatcTTTGTGGGCAAGCTGCCTCGTGACCTCTTTGAAGATGAGCTGGTGCCGCTCTGCGAGAAG TTTGGAAAGATCTATGAGGTACGGATGATGATGGACTTCAACGGCAACAACCGAGGCTATGCATTTGTGACTTTCGGCACAAAGCAAGAGGCCAAGACCGCTATGAAGCACCTCAATAATTATGAAATCAG GAACGGCCGACTGTTGGGAGTCTGTGCCAGCGTGGACAACTGTCGCCTGTTCGTCGGCGGAATCCCCAAAAccaagaagaaggaggagatcCTGGCAGAGATGAAGAAAGTGACCGATGGCGTCGTGGACGTCATCGTGTACCCCAGCGCCGCCGACAAGAGCAAGAACCGCGGCTTCGCCTTTGTGGAGTATGAGAGCCACCGTGCCGCTGCCATGGCCCGTCGGAAACTGTTGCCAG GGCGGATCCAGCTTTGGGGTCACGCCATTGCGGTGGACTGGGCCGAGCCAGAGGTCGAAGTGGATGAGGATACCATGGCAACGGTGAAAATCCTGTACGTGCGTAACCTGATGCTGGGGACCACAGAAGAGACGATTGAAAAAGAGTTTAACAGCATCAAACCAG GATCTGTGGAACGGGTGAAAAAGATCAGGGACTACGCTTTTGTCCACTTTGGTCAGAGGGAGGATGCTATCAGTGCCATGGATGCTCTGAATGGAAAG ATTGTGGACGGCTCTCCCATTGAAGTGACCCTAGCCAAGCCCGTGGACAAGGACAGCTACGTGCGTTACACCCGGGGCACAGGTGGGCGTGGGGCAGCGCTCCTGCAGGGAGAGTACACCTACACCCTGGGCCAGGTGTACGACCCCTCTGCCGCCTACCTGGGCGCGCCTGTCTTCTACGCACCCCAAGCTTACGCCACCATCCCCAACCAGTTCCGCTTCCCCAGCGCCAAGGGGCACGTGGCGACACGAGGTCTGGTCCGAACGCCATCGGTTAGAG ACATTTACATGAGTATACCTGTAGGGGCGGCTGGGGTGCGAGGGCTCGGGGGCAGGGGCTACCTGGCGTACGCCGGCGGCATGGGTCGTGGCATCTCGGCCTACCCGCTGAAGGCCGACAAGCGGCAGGAGGACAAGCTGTACGACCTGCTGCCCGGCATGGAGCTCACACCTATGAGCGGCGGGGGGCTGAAACCGCAGGCCATCAAGCACGCACCACAg ATCCTGGAGGACATCTGTCAGAAGAATAACTGGGGCCAGCCGGTGTACCAGCTGCACTCTGCCGTCGGCCCTGACCAGAGACAGCTTTTCCTCTACAAAATCACCATTCCCGCTCTGGCCACACAGCACCCTAATGT ccATCCTTTTACGCCAGCCAAGCTGTGTGCCGCCGTGGACGAGGCCAAGATCCACGCGGCCGAGCACACACTGCAGACCCTGGGCATGCAGGCAGAGGGCGCCGAAGCCTCCGCTGCTGCAGCTGCCGCTGCCGCTGTCGCTGCCTTCCCAG GTTATACGATAGCCAGCACCTCTGCCACGGTGGCAGCCAACCAGCTCAAGCAAGCCGTCTCTCTGGGACAGGACCTGACGGCCTACACCACCTATGAGGGCTACCCCGCCTTCGCCGTGGCAACCCGAGGGGACGGCTATGGAGTGTTCTAA
- the a1cf gene encoding APOBEC1 complementation factor isoform X2, with amino-acid sequence METNQKSGDGLAGTQKEAALRTLIQRTGYHLHQENGQRRYGGPPPGWEGPPPERGSEIFVGKLPRDLFEDELVPLCEKFGKIYEVRMMMDFNGNNRGYAFVTFGTKQEAKTAMKHLNNYEIRNGRLLGVCASVDNCRLFVGGIPKTKKKEEILAEMKKVTDGVVDVIVYPSAADKSKNRGFAFVEYESHRAAAMARRKLLPGRIQLWGHAIAVDWAEPEVEVDEDTMATVKILYVRNLMLGTTEETIEKEFNSIKPGSVERVKKIRDYAFVHFGQREDAISAMDALNGKIVDGSPIEVTLAKPVDKDSYVRYTRGTGGRGAALLQGEYTYTLGQVYDPSAAYLGAPVFYAPQAYATIPNQFRFPSAKGHVATRGLVRTPSVRGAAGVRGLGGRGYLAYAGGMGRGISAYPLKADKRQEDKLYDLLPGMELTPMSGGGLKPQAIKHAPQILEDICQKNNWGQPVYQLHSAVGPDQRQLFLYKITIPALATQHPNVHPFTPAKLCAAVDEAKIHAAEHTLQTLGMQAEGAEASAAAAAAAAVAAFPGYTIASTSATVAANQLKQAVSLGQDLTAYTTYEGYPAFAVATRGDGYGVF; translated from the exons ATGGAAACCAATCAAAAATCCGGGGATGGACTGGCAGGCACCCAGAAAGAGGCCGCGTTGCGTACCCTCATCCAACGCACAGGATATCACTTGCACCAG GAAAATGGACAGAGGCGATATGGCGGCCCCCCTCCTGGCTGGGAAGGCCCCCCtcctgagagagggagtgagatcTTTGTGGGCAAGCTGCCTCGTGACCTCTTTGAAGATGAGCTGGTGCCGCTCTGCGAGAAG TTTGGAAAGATCTATGAGGTACGGATGATGATGGACTTCAACGGCAACAACCGAGGCTATGCATTTGTGACTTTCGGCACAAAGCAAGAGGCCAAGACCGCTATGAAGCACCTCAATAATTATGAAATCAG GAACGGCCGACTGTTGGGAGTCTGTGCCAGCGTGGACAACTGTCGCCTGTTCGTCGGCGGAATCCCCAAAAccaagaagaaggaggagatcCTGGCAGAGATGAAGAAAGTGACCGATGGCGTCGTGGACGTCATCGTGTACCCCAGCGCCGCCGACAAGAGCAAGAACCGCGGCTTCGCCTTTGTGGAGTATGAGAGCCACCGTGCCGCTGCCATGGCCCGTCGGAAACTGTTGCCAG GGCGGATCCAGCTTTGGGGTCACGCCATTGCGGTGGACTGGGCCGAGCCAGAGGTCGAAGTGGATGAGGATACCATGGCAACGGTGAAAATCCTGTACGTGCGTAACCTGATGCTGGGGACCACAGAAGAGACGATTGAAAAAGAGTTTAACAGCATCAAACCAG GATCTGTGGAACGGGTGAAAAAGATCAGGGACTACGCTTTTGTCCACTTTGGTCAGAGGGAGGATGCTATCAGTGCCATGGATGCTCTGAATGGAAAG ATTGTGGACGGCTCTCCCATTGAAGTGACCCTAGCCAAGCCCGTGGACAAGGACAGCTACGTGCGTTACACCCGGGGCACAGGTGGGCGTGGGGCAGCGCTCCTGCAGGGAGAGTACACCTACACCCTGGGCCAGGTGTACGACCCCTCTGCCGCCTACCTGGGCGCGCCTGTCTTCTACGCACCCCAAGCTTACGCCACCATCCCCAACCAGTTCCGCTTCCCCAGCGCCAAGGGGCACGTGGCGACACGAGGTCTGGTCCGAACGCCATCGGTTAGAG GGGCGGCTGGGGTGCGAGGGCTCGGGGGCAGGGGCTACCTGGCGTACGCCGGCGGCATGGGTCGTGGCATCTCGGCCTACCCGCTGAAGGCCGACAAGCGGCAGGAGGACAAGCTGTACGACCTGCTGCCCGGCATGGAGCTCACACCTATGAGCGGCGGGGGGCTGAAACCGCAGGCCATCAAGCACGCACCACAg ATCCTGGAGGACATCTGTCAGAAGAATAACTGGGGCCAGCCGGTGTACCAGCTGCACTCTGCCGTCGGCCCTGACCAGAGACAGCTTTTCCTCTACAAAATCACCATTCCCGCTCTGGCCACACAGCACCCTAATGT ccATCCTTTTACGCCAGCCAAGCTGTGTGCCGCCGTGGACGAGGCCAAGATCCACGCGGCCGAGCACACACTGCAGACCCTGGGCATGCAGGCAGAGGGCGCCGAAGCCTCCGCTGCTGCAGCTGCCGCTGCCGCTGTCGCTGCCTTCCCAG GTTATACGATAGCCAGCACCTCTGCCACGGTGGCAGCCAACCAGCTCAAGCAAGCCGTCTCTCTGGGACAGGACCTGACGGCCTACACCACCTATGAGGGCTACCCCGCCTTCGCCGTGGCAACCCGAGGGGACGGCTATGGAGTGTTCTAA